One window from the genome of Pseudomonas frederiksbergensis encodes:
- the ribA gene encoding GTP cyclohydrolase II, with product MPVVFVAASKLPTPFAQFTMHGFLDEATGREHVVLSLGDFADGAPVLGRLHSECLTGDALFSQRCDCGSQLEAALQAIAREGRGVLLYLRQEGRGIGLLNKIRAYELQDGGADTVEANERLGFAADLRDYSICLPMLEHLGIKSLRLMTNNPRKVKALTDMGIVVAERVPLHTGHNPHNKLYLATKASKLDHMMGNEHQGEVDRA from the coding sequence GTGCCTGTCGTTTTTGTTGCCGCTTCCAAGCTGCCAACGCCCTTTGCGCAATTCACCATGCATGGTTTTCTCGATGAAGCCACCGGTCGCGAGCACGTCGTGCTGAGCCTGGGTGATTTCGCCGATGGCGCTCCGGTACTTGGTCGCCTGCATTCCGAATGCCTGACGGGCGATGCCTTGTTCAGCCAGCGCTGCGATTGCGGCTCGCAACTGGAAGCCGCGTTGCAAGCCATTGCCCGGGAAGGTCGCGGCGTGCTGCTGTACCTGCGCCAGGAAGGGCGTGGCATTGGCCTGTTGAACAAGATCCGCGCCTACGAACTGCAAGACGGCGGTGCCGACACCGTGGAAGCCAACGAACGTCTTGGATTCGCCGCCGACTTGCGCGACTACAGCATCTGCCTGCCAATGCTGGAGCACCTGGGTATCAAGTCCTTGCGGCTGATGACCAACAACCCGCGCAAGGTCAAGGCGCTGACCGACATGGGCATCGTGGTGGCCGAGCGCGTGCCGCTTCATACCGGCCATAATCCCCACAACAAGCTCTACCTGGCAACCAAGGCCAGCAAGCTCGATCACATGATGGGCAACGAGCACCAGGGCGAGGTCGACCGGGCGTGA
- a CDS encoding transporter substrate-binding domain-containing protein has product MGVSRAFLLLLCIGVLFGVLVAESAPLPGKIRAASEEWADYTQADGQGMAWDILREVFEPEGVQLETRSVPYTRSIGLVQRGEVDAQVGAYRDESEGVLYPHWHYDIDHIYALGLASKPSPTLATVGNYRLVWMRGYEYNHYLPNIRRFNEIHRSVGILPMLDHDRADFYIDALMEIQDVLAKASDPQQYKLSPLINLPLYLGFANNENGRALRALFDRRMEVLVKNGRLKPIFERWKQPYPFDESGKPPKP; this is encoded by the coding sequence ATGGGCGTAAGCCGCGCATTTTTGCTATTGCTGTGTATCGGAGTGTTGTTCGGCGTGCTTGTGGCCGAGTCTGCGCCGCTGCCCGGCAAGATTCGCGCCGCCAGTGAAGAATGGGCCGATTACACCCAGGCCGACGGGCAGGGCATGGCGTGGGACATACTGCGTGAAGTGTTCGAGCCCGAGGGCGTCCAGCTGGAAACCCGTAGCGTGCCCTATACCCGTTCGATCGGGTTGGTGCAGCGTGGCGAAGTCGACGCCCAGGTGGGCGCCTATCGCGATGAATCCGAAGGCGTGCTTTATCCTCATTGGCACTACGACATTGATCACATCTATGCCTTGGGGCTCGCCTCCAAGCCCTCGCCGACGTTGGCGACGGTCGGTAATTATCGGCTCGTGTGGATGCGCGGCTACGAGTACAACCACTACCTGCCCAACATACGGCGTTTCAACGAGATTCATCGGTCCGTAGGTATCCTGCCGATGCTCGATCATGATCGTGCCGATTTTTATATCGATGCGTTGATGGAAATCCAGGATGTGCTCGCCAAGGCCAGCGATCCCCAGCAATACAAGCTCTCGCCGCTGATCAACCTGCCGTTGTACCTGGGTTTTGCCAACAACGAGAATGGACGTGCGTTGCGTGCGTTGTTCGACCGACGCATGGAAGTGCTGGTGAAGAACGGCCGGTTGAAGCCGATCTTCGAGCGGTGGAAACAACCCTATCCCTTTGACGAGAGCGGCAAGCCACCGAAGCCGTGA
- a CDS encoding phosphatidylglycerophosphatase A, whose translation MTDHPNQVPAEFVPPSVWRNPWHFLAFGFGSGTLPKAPGTWGSLVALPFIPLWQMLPDWGYWLMLGITMLFGFWLCGKVADDLRVHDHEGIVWDEMVGMWITLWLVPEGWHWLLMGFLVFRFFDILKPWPIRWIDRKVHGGVGIMLDDVLAGVFAWLAMQGLVWCFT comes from the coding sequence GTGACAGATCATCCCAACCAGGTTCCTGCGGAATTCGTTCCGCCCTCGGTCTGGCGCAATCCCTGGCATTTTTTGGCGTTTGGCTTCGGTTCGGGCACCTTGCCCAAGGCCCCGGGCACCTGGGGCTCGCTGGTTGCGCTACCCTTTATACCGTTGTGGCAGATGTTACCGGATTGGGGCTACTGGCTGATGCTGGGCATCACCATGCTGTTTGGCTTCTGGCTGTGCGGCAAAGTGGCGGATGACCTGCGGGTCCATGACCATGAAGGTATCGTCTGGGACGAAATGGTCGGCATGTGGATCACCTTGTGGCTGGTGCCTGAAGGTTGGCACTGGTTGTTGATGGGTTTCCTGGTGTTCCGCTTCTTCGATATCCTCAAGCCATGGCCGATCCGCTGGATCGACCGGAAGGTACACGGGGGTGTCGGCATCATGCTCGACGACGTGCTGGCCGGCGTTTTTGCCTGGCTTGCAATGCAAGGGTTGGTGTGGTGTTTCACCTGA
- the thiL gene encoding thiamine-phosphate kinase, translating into MGEFELIRNYFAAAPCAQGGEGVALGIGDDCALLAVPPGEQLAVSTDTLVAGVHFPDPCDPFLLGQRSLAVAVSDLAAMGASPFAFTLALTLPTVTADWLQAYAHGLSEMARACGVALVGGDTTRGPLSLTLTVFGHVPCGQALTRSGAQPGDLLCVGGELGNAAGALPLVLGQRSAEPAVAEPLLAHYWSPRPQIGLGLALRGKASAAMDISDGLLADCGHIALASGVALRVERDRLPLSNALLALLGESDAQHAALSGGDDYVLLFTVPSVRLSALLAEGWPIHVVGNVTAGQGVMLVDSLGRDITPQIRGYQHFRETP; encoded by the coding sequence ATGGGCGAGTTTGAGCTGATCCGTAACTACTTCGCTGCCGCGCCTTGCGCGCAGGGCGGCGAGGGCGTTGCGCTCGGGATCGGTGATGACTGCGCCTTGCTGGCCGTTCCTCCCGGGGAACAGCTGGCGGTGTCCACCGACACGCTGGTCGCCGGTGTGCATTTCCCGGATCCCTGCGATCCGTTCCTGCTCGGCCAGCGCTCGCTGGCCGTGGCGGTCAGTGACTTGGCCGCCATGGGTGCCAGCCCTTTCGCCTTTACCCTTGCCCTGACCCTGCCGACGGTAACCGCCGATTGGCTACAGGCGTATGCCCACGGGTTGAGCGAGATGGCCCGGGCATGCGGCGTGGCGTTGGTGGGGGGCGATACCACCCGGGGCCCGCTGAGCCTGACCTTGACCGTGTTCGGCCACGTGCCGTGCGGCCAGGCCTTGACCCGCAGCGGCGCGCAGCCCGGCGATCTGCTCTGTGTCGGCGGAGAATTGGGTAATGCCGCAGGTGCGTTACCGCTGGTGCTCGGCCAGCGCAGCGCCGAACCTGCGGTGGCCGAGCCGTTGTTGGCGCATTACTGGTCACCGCGACCGCAAATCGGCCTCGGCTTGGCACTGCGGGGCAAGGCCAGCGCGGCGATGGACATTTCCGATGGCCTGCTGGCGGATTGTGGGCATATTGCCCTGGCGTCCGGCGTCGCGTTGAGGGTTGAACGTGACCGGCTGCCGTTGTCCAACGCTCTGCTGGCGTTGCTTGGCGAGTCTGACGCGCAACACGCCGCCCTGAGCGGCGGGGACGACTACGTATTGCTGTTCACCGTGCCGTCGGTCCGATTGTCGGCGCTTCTGGCCGAAGGCTGGCCGATCCATGTGGTCGGCAATGTCACGGCGGGGCAGGGCGTCATGCTGGTCGACAGCCTTGGACGCGACATCACCCCGCAGATACGGGGCTATCAACATTTTCGGGAGACACCGTGA
- the nusB gene encoding transcription antitermination factor NusB, with amino-acid sequence MISDESDRFNPRDPKPADAGKPSKSVKRREARQLATQALYQWHMAKQSLNEIEAQFRVDNDFSDVDGAYFREILHGVPAHKTEIDNALAPCLDLTIDELDPVELAVLRLSTWELMQRVDVPYRVVINEGIELAKVFGSTDGHKFVNGVLDKLAPRLREAEVKAFKR; translated from the coding sequence GTGATTAGCGACGAAAGCGATCGTTTCAACCCGCGCGATCCAAAGCCCGCGGACGCCGGCAAGCCTTCGAAGAGCGTCAAGCGCCGCGAAGCGCGTCAGCTGGCGACCCAGGCCCTGTACCAATGGCACATGGCCAAGCAATCGCTGAACGAGATCGAAGCGCAGTTTCGGGTCGATAACGATTTCAGTGATGTCGATGGCGCGTACTTCCGCGAAATCCTGCACGGCGTCCCGGCCCACAAGACCGAAATCGACAACGCCCTGGCACCTTGCCTGGACCTGACCATCGATGAGCTGGATCCGGTCGAGCTGGCGGTGTTGCGCCTGTCCACCTGGGAACTGATGCAGCGCGTCGACGTACCGTACCGCGTGGTGATCAACGAAGGGATCGAGCTGGCGAAAGTCTTCGGTTCCACCGACGGTCACAAGTTCGTCAACGGTGTGCTTGACAAGCTCGCCCCGCGCCTGCGTGAAGCTGAAGTGAAGGCGTTCAAGCGCTGA
- the ribE gene encoding 6,7-dimethyl-8-ribityllumazine synthase, whose protein sequence is MTLKTIEGTFIAPKGRYALVVGRFNSFVVESLVDGAVDALVRHGVSEGDITIIRAPGAFEIPLVAQKVAQKGEFAAIIALGAVIRGGTPHFEYVAGECTKGLAQVSMEFGVPVAFGVLTVDSIEQAIERSGTKAGNKGAEAALSALEMVSLLAQLEAK, encoded by the coding sequence ATGACCCTGAAGACCATCGAAGGTACCTTCATCGCCCCCAAGGGCCGCTACGCGCTGGTAGTCGGCCGTTTCAACAGCTTTGTGGTTGAAAGCCTGGTCGACGGCGCGGTCGATGCCCTGGTTCGCCATGGCGTGAGCGAAGGCGACATCACCATCATCCGTGCGCCTGGCGCCTTCGAAATTCCGCTGGTTGCGCAAAAAGTCGCGCAAAAGGGCGAGTTTGCGGCGATCATCGCCTTGGGCGCGGTCATTCGTGGCGGTACTCCGCACTTCGAATACGTAGCTGGCGAATGCACCAAGGGCCTGGCCCAAGTGTCCATGGAATTCGGCGTGCCGGTTGCCTTCGGCGTACTGACCGTCGATTCCATCGAGCAAGCCATCGAACGTTCCGGCACCAAGGCCGGTAACAAAGGTGCCGAAGCTGCCCTGTCCGCCCTGGAAATGGTCAGCCTGCTGGCACAGTTGGAGGCCAAGTGA
- the ribBA gene encoding bifunctional 3,4-dihydroxy-2-butanone-4-phosphate synthase/GTP cyclohydrolase II, with translation MALNNIEELVEDIRQGKMVILMDDEDRENEGDLIMAAECCKAEHINFMAKHARGLICMPMTRERCELLKLPLMAPRNGSGFGTKFTVSIEAAEGVTTGISAADRARTVQAAAAADAKAEDIVSPGHIFPLMAQAGGTLARAGHTEAACDLARMAGFEPAGVICEVMNDDGTMSRRAELEAFAAEHDIKIGTIADLIHYRMIHERTVQRIAEQPLDSELGQFNLVTYRDSVEGDVHMALTLGTVCAEEPTLVRVHNMDPLRDLLMVKQPGRWSLRAAMAAVAEAGSGVVLLLGHPLDGDVLLAHIRETTEQQPVKKPTTYSIVGAGSQILRDLGVRKMRLMSAPMKFNAISGFDLEVVEYVPSE, from the coding sequence GTGGCGCTCAATAACATCGAAGAACTGGTTGAAGACATCCGCCAAGGCAAGATGGTCATCCTCATGGATGACGAAGACCGCGAGAACGAAGGCGACCTGATCATGGCCGCCGAATGCTGCAAGGCCGAACACATCAACTTCATGGCCAAGCACGCCCGCGGGCTGATCTGCATGCCGATGACCCGCGAGCGCTGCGAGCTGCTGAAGCTGCCGCTGATGGCGCCGCGCAACGGCTCGGGCTTCGGCACCAAGTTCACCGTGTCGATCGAGGCTGCCGAGGGCGTGACCACCGGTATCTCCGCCGCTGACCGCGCGCGCACCGTGCAAGCTGCTGCGGCCGCCGACGCCAAGGCCGAAGACATCGTCAGCCCCGGCCACATCTTCCCGCTGATGGCCCAGGCCGGCGGCACCCTGGCCCGCGCCGGCCACACCGAAGCGGCGTGCGACCTGGCGCGCATGGCCGGTTTCGAGCCCGCCGGGGTCATCTGCGAGGTGATGAACGACGACGGCACCATGTCCCGTCGCGCCGAGCTGGAAGCTTTCGCTGCCGAACACGACATCAAGATCGGCACCATCGCCGACCTGATCCACTACCGGATGATCCACGAACGTACCGTTCAGCGGATTGCCGAGCAACCGCTGGACAGCGAGCTGGGCCAGTTCAACCTGGTGACCTACCGTGATTCGGTGGAAGGCGACGTGCACATGGCGCTGACCCTGGGCACTGTTTGCGCTGAAGAACCGACCCTGGTTCGCGTGCATAACATGGACCCGCTGCGCGACCTGCTGATGGTCAAGCAGCCGGGCCGCTGGAGCCTGCGCGCCGCCATGGCCGCGGTGGCCGAGGCTGGCAGCGGCGTGGTGCTGCTGCTCGGACACCCGCTCGATGGCGACGTGCTGCTGGCGCATATCCGGGAAACCACCGAGCAACAACCGGTGAAAAAACCGACCACCTACAGCATTGTCGGTGCCGGTTCGCAGATCCTGCGTGACCTGGGCGTACGCAAGATGCGCCTGATGAGCGCGCCGATGAAGTTCAATGCGATATCCGGTTTCGATCTGGAAGTTGTAGAATACGTGCCCTCCGAATAA
- a CDS encoding riboflavin synthase, with product MFTGIIESIGSIRALTPKGGDVRVHVETGKLDLSDVKLGDSIAVNGVCLTAVELPGKGFLADVSRETLDCTAMNDLKSGSPVNLEKALTPTTRLGGHLVSGHVDGVGEVVSRTDNARAVEFRIRAPKELAKYIAHKGSITVDGTSLTVNAVDGAEFMLTIIPHTLSETIMASYRPGRRVNLEVDLLARYLERLLLGDKAAEPGSPQKPGNITESFLAANGYLKS from the coding sequence ATGTTTACCGGCATCATCGAATCCATCGGCAGCATTCGCGCACTCACCCCCAAGGGTGGGGATGTGCGGGTCCATGTCGAAACCGGCAAGCTCGACCTGAGCGACGTCAAGTTGGGCGACAGCATCGCCGTGAATGGCGTCTGCCTGACCGCCGTCGAGCTGCCGGGCAAAGGTTTCCTGGCGGATGTCAGCCGCGAAACCCTCGACTGCACCGCGATGAACGACCTCAAGAGTGGCAGCCCGGTCAACCTGGAAAAAGCCCTCACGCCCACTACGCGCCTGGGCGGGCACCTGGTCAGCGGCCACGTCGACGGTGTCGGTGAAGTGGTCTCGCGTACCGATAATGCCCGGGCCGTCGAGTTTCGCATTCGCGCCCCGAAAGAACTTGCCAAATACATCGCCCATAAAGGCTCGATCACCGTCGACGGCACCAGCCTGACGGTCAACGCGGTGGATGGCGCCGAGTTCATGCTGACGATCATTCCGCACACGCTGAGCGAAACCATCATGGCTTCGTACCGGCCAGGTCGCCGGGTCAACCTGGAAGTCGACCTGCTGGCCCGTTACCTGGAGCGCCTGTTGTTGGGCGATAAGGCCGCAGAGCCTGGCTCCCCACAAAAGCCGGGTAACATCACTGAAAGTTTTCTGGCCGCCAATGGCTACCTCAAATCCTGA
- the ribD gene encoding bifunctional diaminohydroxyphosphoribosylaminopyrimidine deaminase/5-amino-6-(5-phosphoribosylamino)uracil reductase RibD yields MTASAQQAILDAHYMARALELARRGHYTTHPNPRVGCVIVRDGEVVGEGWHIRAGEPHAEVHALRAAGDNARGATAYVTLEPCSHHGRTPPCADALVNAGVARVVAAMQDPNPEVAGRGLQRLAQAGIATDSGVLEGEARKLNEGFLKRMEHGLPFVRVKLAMSLDGRTAMESGESQWITGPAARAAVQRLRAQASVVLTGADTVLADNARLTVRADELGLDAEQTALVMSRPPLRVLVDGRLRVPLDAPFFKAGPALVATCMAVEEQYANGPECMIVADEDGQVDLRRLLVELAARGVNEVLVEAGPRLAGAFARQGLVDEFQIFVAGKFLGSSARPLLDWPLAHMKDAPQLKIIDIRAVGDDWRVIAVPVALASV; encoded by the coding sequence ATGACCGCCTCGGCGCAGCAGGCCATCCTCGACGCCCACTACATGGCTCGCGCCCTGGAGTTGGCGCGGCGCGGTCACTACACCACCCACCCCAATCCCCGGGTCGGTTGCGTGATCGTGCGGGACGGCGAGGTCGTCGGCGAAGGCTGGCACATCCGCGCCGGCGAGCCCCACGCCGAAGTCCATGCCCTGCGCGCCGCCGGCGACAATGCCCGGGGCGCCACGGCCTACGTGACCCTCGAACCGTGCAGCCACCATGGGCGTACGCCGCCGTGCGCCGATGCGTTGGTCAATGCCGGCGTGGCGCGGGTGGTGGCCGCGATGCAGGACCCCAATCCCGAAGTCGCCGGGCGCGGCTTGCAGCGGTTGGCCCAGGCCGGCATCGCCACCGATAGCGGTGTGCTGGAAGGCGAAGCGCGCAAGCTCAACGAAGGTTTTCTCAAGCGCATGGAGCACGGCCTGCCGTTCGTGCGGGTCAAGCTCGCCATGAGCCTCGATGGCCGCACCGCCATGGAAAGCGGCGAGAGCCAATGGATCACTGGCCCCGCCGCACGCGCGGCAGTCCAGCGCCTGCGCGCCCAGGCCAGCGTGGTGCTGACCGGCGCCGATACGGTGCTGGCGGACAATGCCCGGCTGACCGTGCGCGCCGATGAGTTGGGGCTCGATGCCGAGCAGACCGCGTTGGTCATGAGCCGTCCGCCATTGCGGGTGCTGGTGGACGGGCGCCTGCGGGTGCCGCTGGATGCGCCGTTCTTCAAGGCCGGCCCGGCGCTCGTCGCTACTTGCATGGCGGTGGAAGAACAGTACGCCAACGGTCCCGAATGCATGATCGTGGCGGATGAAGACGGTCAGGTCGATCTGCGGCGCCTGTTGGTTGAATTGGCGGCCCGAGGCGTGAACGAAGTGCTGGTGGAGGCAGGCCCGCGCCTGGCGGGAGCCTTTGCCCGGCAAGGCCTGGTGGATGAGTTCCAGATCTTTGTTGCCGGCAAGTTCCTCGGCTCTTCAGCGCGACCGTTGCTGGACTGGCCACTGGCGCACATGAAGGACGCGCCACAGCTGAAAATCATCGACATTCGCGCCGTGGGCGATGACTGGCGAGTCATTGCCGTCCCCGTTGCGCTGGCGAGCGTATAA
- the nrdR gene encoding transcriptional regulator NrdR: MHCPFCGANDTKVIDSRLVAEGEQVRRRRECLACGERFTTFETAELVLPRLIKTDGSRQPFDEEKLRAGMQRALEKRPVSVERLEAALVHIKHKLRATGEREVKSLVVGELVMAELQKLDEVAYIRFASVYRRFQDLNEFREEIDRLAREPVKE, encoded by the coding sequence ATGCACTGTCCCTTCTGCGGTGCCAACGACACCAAAGTCATCGATTCGCGACTGGTCGCCGAGGGCGAACAAGTCCGCCGCCGCCGCGAATGCCTGGCCTGCGGCGAGCGCTTCACGACGTTCGAGACCGCTGAACTGGTGTTGCCGCGCCTGATCAAGACCGACGGCAGTCGCCAGCCGTTCGATGAAGAAAAACTGCGCGCCGGCATGCAGCGCGCCCTGGAAAAACGCCCGGTGAGCGTCGAGCGCCTGGAAGCGGCGCTGGTGCACATCAAGCACAAGCTGCGGGCCACCGGTGAACGCGAGGTCAAGTCCCTCGTCGTCGGCGAGCTGGTGATGGCCGAGTTGCAAAAGCTCGATGAAGTGGCCTACATCCGCTTCGCCTCGGTGTACCGGCGCTTTCAGGATCTCAACGAGTTCCGCGAGGAAATCGACCGCCTGGCCCGCGAGCCGGTGAAAGAATGA
- a CDS encoding YbaY family lipoprotein, producing MPLRSIVLLSLFSLLMACSSDAPKPTPPAPAPAPKQAQEKARQATELGPLPAHQRELSGTLQGVPAGAEVELALLVIDDKDRPQQLLASSSLIGNNRALPFHLRFNPEAFPVGARVELRGRASQSGQLILHLPEQRIAQPTTQALGDLQFVKAP from the coding sequence ATGCCGCTACGATCCATTGTTTTGCTCAGTCTTTTCAGCCTGCTGATGGCGTGCAGCAGCGACGCCCCCAAGCCCACCCCGCCAGCCCCGGCGCCCGCGCCGAAGCAGGCCCAGGAAAAGGCTCGGCAGGCCACGGAGCTGGGCCCGCTGCCGGCGCACCAACGCGAGTTGAGCGGCACGTTGCAAGGCGTTCCGGCCGGGGCCGAGGTCGAGCTGGCGCTGTTGGTGATCGATGACAAGGATCGTCCGCAGCAACTGCTCGCCAGTTCCAGCCTGATCGGCAACAACCGTGCCCTGCCCTTCCACCTGCGCTTCAACCCCGAAGCGTTCCCGGTCGGCGCCCGTGTGGAACTGCGCGGCCGCGCCAGCCAGTCGGGGCAACTGATCCTGCACTTGCCGGAACAACGCATTGCACAGCCGACCACCCAGGCGCTGGGCGACCTGCAATTTGTCAAAGCCCCATGA
- a CDS encoding class I SAM-dependent methyltransferase: MKAPQHLQDALGELLGDARLVTCPLPGTDLKLWLIDGDNMDRAFSPEETRRILHEPPYWSFCWASGLAMARYLVEQPQWVEGKRVLDFGAGSGVAGIAAIKAGALEVVACDLDPLAIAACQANALLNGVTLSYSTDFFAEADRFDLILVADVLYDRANLPLLDQFLSRGREALVADSRVRDFQHPLYRRIEMLEAMTLPDLAEPEEFRHVSLYHARRG, from the coding sequence ATGAAGGCACCGCAGCACCTGCAGGATGCGTTGGGCGAGTTGCTTGGTGATGCGCGCCTGGTGACATGTCCGTTGCCCGGCACTGACCTGAAGTTGTGGCTGATCGACGGCGACAACATGGACCGCGCCTTCAGCCCGGAGGAAACCCGACGCATCCTCCACGAGCCGCCCTATTGGAGTTTTTGCTGGGCCAGCGGCCTGGCGATGGCCCGTTACCTGGTCGAACAGCCACAGTGGGTCGAGGGCAAGCGAGTGCTGGACTTCGGCGCCGGCTCCGGCGTGGCGGGGATCGCGGCGATCAAGGCAGGGGCGCTGGAAGTGGTGGCTTGCGATCTGGATCCGCTGGCGATTGCCGCGTGCCAGGCGAATGCATTGCTTAATGGCGTAACGTTGAGCTATTCGACGGATTTTTTCGCCGAGGCAGATCGCTTCGATCTGATCCTGGTTGCCGATGTGCTTTATGACCGGGCCAACCTGCCGCTGCTCGATCAATTCCTCAGCCGTGGCCGTGAAGCGCTGGTGGCCGACTCCCGGGTGCGGGATTTCCAGCATCCGCTGTATCGGCGCATCGAAATGCTCGAGGCCATGACCCTGCCGGACCTGGCCGAGCCGGAGGAGTTTCGGCATGTAAGCCTGTACCACGCGCGGCGTGGCTAA
- the trxA gene encoding thioredoxin, whose product MTQDTPYIFDATTADFDQSVIANSFHKPVLVDFWAEWCAPCKALMPMLQGIAESYRGELLLAKVNCDIEQDIVARFGIRSLPTVVLFKDGQPVDGFAGAQPESAVRAMLEPHVQMPPPAAADPFEQAQALFDDGRFADAEAVLTVLLGEDNTNAKALILYARCLTERGELGEAQTVLDAVKSDEHKAALAGAKAQIQFLGLAKDLPDAADLKARLAKDPQDDEAVYQLAIQQLARQQYEPALEALLKLFIRNRSYSEGLPHKTLLQVFELLGNDHPLVTTYRRKLFAALY is encoded by the coding sequence ATGACCCAGGACACGCCTTACATCTTCGACGCCACCACGGCCGATTTCGACCAGTCGGTGATCGCCAACTCTTTCCACAAACCGGTGCTGGTGGACTTCTGGGCCGAGTGGTGCGCGCCCTGCAAGGCGCTGATGCCAATGTTGCAAGGCATCGCCGAGAGTTATCGGGGTGAACTGCTGCTGGCCAAGGTCAACTGCGACATCGAGCAAGACATCGTTGCCCGCTTCGGCATTCGCAGCCTGCCGACGGTGGTGCTGTTCAAGGATGGTCAGCCGGTCGACGGTTTTGCCGGGGCCCAGCCGGAATCCGCGGTGCGGGCGATGCTCGAACCCCATGTGCAGATGCCGCCTCCCGCCGCCGCCGATCCGTTCGAACAGGCCCAGGCGCTGTTCGATGACGGCCGTTTCGCCGACGCCGAGGCCGTGCTCACGGTGCTGCTGGGCGAAGACAACACCAACGCCAAGGCGCTGATCCTCTATGCGCGTTGCCTGACCGAGCGCGGCGAGCTGGGCGAGGCGCAGACGGTGCTCGACGCGGTGAAAAGCGATGAACACAAGGCCGCGCTGGCCGGCGCCAAGGCGCAGATCCAGTTCCTCGGCCTGGCCAAGGATCTACCGGACGCCGCCGACCTCAAGGCGCGCCTGGCGAAAGATCCACAGGACGATGAGGCGGTGTACCAACTGGCGATCCAGCAACTGGCGCGCCAGCAGTACGAACCTGCGCTCGAGGCGCTGCTCAAGCTGTTCATCCGCAATCGCAGCTACAGCGAAGGCCTGCCCCACAAGACGCTGCTGCAAGTGTTCGAACTGCTGGGCAACGACCATCCGCTGGTGACGACCTACCGTCGCAAGCTGTTCGCCGCGCTTTACTGA
- a CDS encoding DUF2796 domain-containing protein, with protein MRRLLLALPFALLPLAVAHAAAEHDHDHDHEHGSLGAHEHGVARLNAALDAQTLELELQSPAMNLVGFEHAATSDADKAKVAAVRAQLEKPLALFNLPAAAKCTVAQQELESPLFGDEPDHDHDHDEDADGDEHNGEHSEIHAHYQLTCAAPGALKNLDLATLFKTFPATQKIQVQLISPSGQQGVEVTAKAPALKF; from the coding sequence ATGCGTCGTTTGCTGCTTGCCTTGCCGTTCGCCCTGCTACCGTTGGCTGTCGCCCATGCGGCGGCGGAGCATGACCACGATCATGATCACGAGCACGGCAGCCTGGGCGCCCATGAACACGGCGTCGCCCGGTTGAACGCGGCACTGGACGCCCAGACCCTGGAACTGGAGCTGCAAAGCCCGGCGATGAACCTGGTGGGCTTCGAACACGCCGCCACCAGCGATGCCGACAAGGCCAAGGTCGCTGCCGTACGGGCGCAGCTTGAAAAGCCCCTGGCGTTGTTCAATCTGCCCGCCGCTGCCAAATGCACCGTGGCGCAGCAAGAGCTGGAAAGCCCGTTGTTTGGTGATGAACCGGACCACGATCACGACCATGACGAAGACGCCGATGGCGACGAGCACAACGGCGAGCACAGCGAGATCCATGCCCACTACCAACTCACCTGCGCCGCCCCGGGTGCACTGAAGAACCTGGATCTGGCGACTCTGTTCAAAACCTTCCCAGCCACCCAGAAAATTCAGGTACAACTGATCAGCCCGAGTGGCCAGCAAGGCGTGGAAGTGACGGCTAAGGCGCCAGCCCTGAAATTCTGA